GAGCGGCTGGCGGAAATGCCCACGCTGAAGCGAGTCGATCTCTGGGCCACCGCCGTCACGCCGCAGGCAGTCGAGCGGATTCGGCAGCGGCGACCCGATTTGAGTATCAAAATCTGACCGCGATTTACCACGCCTGCTGAGCGGAGAACCAGCGCAATTCCTCCGCGATGCCGGCGGCCAATTCCGGCACTTGCATCTCGGCGGGTAGCACCGTCCAAGCGTAGGTTTCGACCTCGAAATGAGGCGATTCCGGCAGATCGACCATCGCCCGAAGGCAATCGTGGATCGCCTCTTGCGTTGCGTGCAGATGCCCGAAGCGTTCCAGATAAATCGGCACATGAAAATGCGTTCGCCATTCGCGGGCCTGCCGATCGCCGTGGGCCAACGCATCGGGCAGATTCACGAATTGCCGCAGCGTTCCATCCTGGGATTGCACCAGCGTCTGATGCAGATAGCGCGGCTCGGCGAAGGTCGCCAGTTGCTCGAATGCCGCCGCGTGATCGCGGGATTCGAGCCGATCCAACCGCAGCGACACCGCAGACGACACTTGCACTTTTCCGATCGTCAGCCCCGCCCGACGATAGCCCGCGATGACCTCCGCTTGCGGCTCGAACATGACCGCCGCGTGACAAATATCGTGACAAATTCCGATATGCCGTCGAATGCTCGCCTCATCCGCCGCCCCACGCAGCAGATGCTCCTCGAAAAACCGCACCATCGGGGCACCGCGTTCGAGCAGACAGCCCGGTTCGGGTTCGATGCTGAGAATGATGCGGCGGCCGGATTCGGCTTCGAGTTGTCGCAATTCCTCGGCCAATTGTCGCAGTTGGGCGACGGCAGCGGCGAAGTCGGATTCGCCCCACGCCGGTTCGCTCCAGGCCAGCGGCAATGTCGAAATCGAGCCAGTCATTCCGGCGGGCAAAAGGGCGTGTTGAATGGCGACGAGATCGCGGGTGTAGTCGAGTCGCTTCGGATCGGCCCAGGTGGGCAAATAGACCGCCAATTGCACGACGGAATCGTGGAAATCGCCATACGGAAAGCCGTTGAACGTGAACGGGACCAACCCTTCACTGGCGAGCCAATCGCGCCATTCGGGTCCCCCCCCGCCGTGGCGAAGTTCGCGGGCCGCCGATGCGGACAACCACAAGCCGACGCCGATAGTCTGATCGGGGGCAAAAGATCGGCGAACGGCCGTCGCATGTTTGGCCAAATTCGCCCGCGCTTGGGCCAGATTCGCACCCGCATGCACATTCGTACAATAACCTGTTGCAAAACTCATGCGATGCGCCTTTTCAACAGATGCAATCAGATCGGAATCAACGATTAGCTGGCCGTTTGCAAAATTTCTCGGGCGGCCGTTTCCGGGACATCATCCCGCAGCTCCACATGCCCGAGTTTCGTGGGCAAAATGAATCGCAATCGACCTAATTCCGTTTTCTTGTCGCGGTACATGCCGGCAATCATCGGGTCGATGGGCCACTCGGATTTCGGGGCAATCGGTAGGTCGAATCGGGCGAGCAATCGGCGTTGGCGTTCGGTGAGTTCGGCGGAAATCAGCCCTTGCTTTTCGGCCAAGCGACTGGCACAAACCATGCCCGCCGCCACGGCTTCCCCATGCAGCCAGGCACCGTAGCCGCCGATGGTCTCGAACACGTGCGCAAAGGTATGACCGTAGTTGAGAATCGCCCGCAATCCGGTTTCTTCGCGTTCGTCCTGTTCGACGACGACCGCCTTCAATTCGCAGGAACGGGCGACGATTCGGCGAATGGCATCGGCATCGCGGCGGCGGATGGCATCAGCATGGGCTTCGAGATACGCGAAGAAATCGGCATCGAGAATCACCCCATATTTGATGACTTCCGCAAGACCGGAGAGGAATTCCCGCTCGGGCAGCGTGTCCAGAAATGCGGTGTCGATCCAGACGGCGGCTGGCTGATGGAAGGCACCAATGAGATTCTTGCCGCTGGGATGATTGATGCCGGTCTTCCCGCCCACGGACGAATCGACCATGGAAAGCAGCGTTGTCGGCACCATCAGCAGGGGTAATCCGCGGGCATAGGTTGCGGCGGCGAATCCGGCCAAATCCCCGATCACGCCCCCGCCCACAGCCACCACCAGCGTCTTGCGATCGGCGGGCCAATCGGCCAGCACATCCCACAAGCGAGACAATTCCGCAGTCGATTTACTCGCCTCGCCACTGGGGATCGTCACCCGTCGCGTCTGCCAACCGGCAGCCTGCAAATTCCGTTCGACGAGATCCGCATGTTGGGGAATGGCGGCATCGACCACCACCAGCGCCCGATTAGATTTGGGCACCGCTTGCCGGGCAAAGGCCGCCAGCCCATCGGCATCGCCGCTGGAAATCGCGATGGAATAACTTCGTGGCCCCAAATTCACCGGCACGCGCAACGACGCCATGATCGATTCCTTTGCTGCAAGCAAGTCCCATTGTCGGTGTAAGCGATCGGCCCAAGCCCGACAAGGTGCCGCCGGAGAAGATGCCGCTCGACTCGAATGATGCGGATGGCGTGACGCGATCGATTGGCAAACAGGATCGGGCCACTCGCAACCATGCGCGAGCGGCCCGTCACAATGAGAGTGTTCAATCGAGGATTAGGACGCCGCTGCCGAGTTGGGTTCGGCATGCAATTCCTGGCCGGAAATCTCCGCCGATCGCACCACCAGCGATTGGGCTTCGCGTTGGACCGGCCCCACCAGTGGCTTGGGCAGAAACGCCCGCATCACCACCAGATTGCCTTCGTAATGCTGATGGAAAATCTCCGCATGGGCCGCGAGATATGCCAGCAGTTTGCCGTTGGAGGCATCGACGACAATATCGGCTTCCACGAATGCGTTGGAGAGCATTTCAATGACCGCATTCCGCAGATCATCGATGCCTTCGCCGGTGAGCGCACTCACGGCCACCGCTCGCGGATGATGCCGTCGCAACACATCCAAGTGCATGCGATCTTGCACCTGATCGACCTTGTTGAGCACCAACAGCGTCGGCTTGTCCAGACATTCGAGTTCGTCGAGCACCAGATTCACCGCCCGAATATGCTCCTCGGCGGCCAAATTGCTGGCATCCACCACATGCAGCAGCAACCGCGCTTGGCGAGCTTCTTCGAGCGTCGCTTTGAAGGAAGCGACCAAGTGGTGCGGCAAATTGCGGATGAAGCCGACCGTGTCGGAGAGCAGCACTTTGCCAAAGTCTTTGACCTGCCATTGTCGGGTGCGGGTGTCGAGTGTCGAGAACAGCTTGTTTTCGACGTAGACATCGGCTCCGGTGAGGCGATTCATCAGCCGCGATTTCCCGGCGTTGGTGTACCCCACCAGCGACACGGTATATTCCTGGCTGCGACTGGCGACTTCGCGTTCTTTGCGGCCCTGCACTTCGACGAGCTTGGCCTTGAGATCGCGAATCCGCATCGACACGAGCCGACGGTCTTCTTCAAGCTGCGTTTCGCCCGGACCGCGCAGACCAATGCCACCCCCCTTTTGTCGGGACAAGTGGGACCACATCTGCTTGAGGCGTGGGAGCGAATATTCCAACTGGGCGAGTTCGACTTGCAGCCGCGATTCCAACGACCGTGCCCGCGTGGCGAAAATGTCCAGAATCAGTTCACTGCGATCAATGACCTTGCGTTCGGTGGCTTGTTCCAGATTGCGGACCTGACCGGGGGAGAGATCATTATCGAAGATGATGACATCCGCATCGGTGGTCTGCACCATTTCGACCAACTCGCGGAGTTTCCCCGAGCCGATGTAGCTGTTGGTGTGGACATCGGTGCGTTTTTGCGTCAGTTCACCGACGATTTTCGCACCGGCGGTCGTTGCCAGCCCTCGCAATTCATCGAGCGGATCCAAGCTGATCCAGGGGCGATCGGGCAACGATACGCTTACCAAGATGGCCTGTTCCTGACGTACCGAAAAATCATTTCGACCGGTTTCGAACGATCCTTTGATGGCGAGCCCTCCTTTTCAAGATTCCCCATTTTATCCCGATTCGATTCCGCACGCCAAGTCCGATTCTTGGAACTTGTCGGAGACTGGGAGCGAATCTCGGGCAGAGTCACCGCACGAGATGCGCCCCATCAGCGCGACGAAGGAGGAATCCACGGGATTGCTCGCAACTGCCGATGCAAAGACCGTCTGGCCACCAACGGGTTCACGGGAAACACGCTAAATTTCCCGCCCCGAGGCGTCACTACGATCATCGTCGTCATTTGCGGGAATCCCGATGCAACGAAATCGCAAATTTCGCGGCATCGGCCCGCCGTTCATGCCGGGGATCATTCGAGGACATCTGGGCAATTCGGGCACGATTCGCCAGCCGAATCCTCACACCAGCCGGGCTAACGGATCGGCATCGAGTCGTTCGCGCAGCATTCGATAGCCGCGATGCAGCAGTTGTTGCGCCCGCTGGCGGCTAATCCCCATGCGGCGGCCGATCCATTCGAGTCGCTGGGCGCTGCCGGTGGTCACGCCAAAATGCCAATCGATGACTTGGCGTTCCCGGTCGGGCAATTCCGGCAGTAACTCGTGAATCTGCTGCATCTGCTCGAGGCGATGCGGTCGCGGCGTCGGGAATTCATCCAGAAGCTGCTGATTCGTCTCTGCATCGGAATGAATTCGCGCATCGCTTTGCGATTGTTCGCGGCGAATCAGATCGTGAAATCGCCCGCGAACCGAACGCAGCGCATATCGGGTAAAGTGCCCCCCGCGTGCAGGGTGAAATCGCCGAATCGCTTTCAACACCACCACTTGCGCCTCGGCAAATAAATCATCGGCAGCAAGCCAGGGGCAGCGCCGCCTCGCCCGTTGCACTTTCACCGCAATCAAGGTATGATGCCGAGAGAGAATATCCATTTGTGCAGTGGGATTTCCGGCTTGAGCTTGTTCCAGCACATCCGAAGGAACCAAATCGGGCAGCAGCGGATTCATGATACGCCTCGGGCGACCACTGGTGTTCACATGTTTAGAGAATATACTAAAATCCACTATCGCACAACTCAAGGGAAAAACCCGGCGAAAATCGTCGGTTTTCTTGTTTTTGCGATTTTTCATGAGTCACCCCTGGCATGATTCGCCTCCAGCAGTTGCGATTTGAGCCGTCCCCATTCCACCAGTTGGAATTGGACCTGCAGATCGGATCGGGCCAATATGCCGTCCTTCGCGGCCGCAGCGGATCGGGCAAAACCAGCCTGTTGGAAGTGATCGCCGGGTTGCGACGCCCCGTGTCGGGTCGCGTCTGGATCTCCGACCGCGAGGTCACGCAGTTGCCCCCCGAACAGCGCGGCTTGGGCTATGTTCCGCAAGATCGAGCCCTGTTCCGCACGCTCACCGTCCGCGAACAATTGGCGTTTGGCCCGACCGTGCATCGCTGGCCATCCCGGGAGATCGCCGCAACCGTCGCCGAATGGTTGGACAAACTCGGCCTGACGAAATTGGCCCAGCGACTGCCAGCGGGGTTGAGCGGGGGCGAAGCGGCGCGCGTGGCCTTGGGCCGTGCGCTGTCCCTGCGACCCGCCGTGCTGCTGCTCGATGAGCCACTCTCGGGATTGGACGATGAGAGCATCGACGAAGTGATGCCGCATCTGCAGGCGCTGCGACACTCCCGCACCTGCACCGTCTTGCACATCACCCATCGCCAGTCGGAAGTGTTATCCCTGGCAGATGTTGCGTTGCAACTGCGCGATGGGGCCATCCATGTCGTTGCCTTGCCGAATTCGGCCACCGAGAACGAGCCGCCCCGCGAATCCCCCGCACCACCGTGAGGCGAGCAATCACCCGGCAAGGCGAAATTTCACAGAATGGAATCATTCTGCGCGGCAGGATCTGAACTCACCCCTCGCCCTGCGGCGATTTGTTGCCTACAATAGGTCGATTGAATGTTCGCGTTCTGACGATAGGATCGTGCATGGCTGAATCTCAACCCGACCGCAACAAGCGGGTTCGCACTGCAAGCCCCAGCCTGTTGATCGTCTTGTTTCTGCTGGGCTTGGTGTACTGGATGGCCAATCGAGAATCGCTCTTACAGACGGTTCGCTATGGTCAATTCCGCCAGATGCTCGGCTTGCCCGGCGTCGAATTTCATAACCTCCACATTGGACCGAATGAAATTCGCGGGGAAATCGTCACGCGCGATCGCATCTCCGGCTACGACCTAAAAGATGCTCAATCGACCGAATTTCAGACCGACCCCGGTATTCTCAATCGCAAAGTCCCCTTCCGCGTCGTCCGCACCGGCCTGGAACGCGACGATGAATTGGTCACGCTGTTGCAGCAGAAAGTCGGCCCCAACTTCCAAGCCGACGATGAGGAAACCTGGCTACGCTCGCTGTTTACGATGCTGTCGATTCTGGTGACGGTGCTGCTTATCTCCGCGCTGTTGTTCTTTTTGCGACAATCGCTCTCCGGCGGCGGCGCGGGAGCGTTTGGGGTGGGTCGATCGCGGCACAAAATCTACACCCAAGACGATAAGCATACCACCTTTGCCGATGTCGCCGGCATCGACGAAGCCAAGGCGGAAATGACCGAAATCGTCGACTTCCTCAAACGGCCCGATAAATATCAGGCACTGGGCGGTCGCATTCCCAAGGGCGTGCTGTTGGTCGGGCCACCGGGAACGGGCAAAACCCTGCTGGCGAAAGCGGTTGCGGGCGAAGCCGGGGTGCCGTTCTTCAGCTTGTCTGGGAGCGATTTCGTCGAGTTATTCGTGGGTGTGGGTGCCAGCCGGGTGCGCGATTTATTCCGGGATGCGGAACAGAAAGCGCCGTGCATCATCTTCATCGACGAACTCGATGCCATGGGCAAAAGCCGCAGCGGCAACGCCATGGGCAGCCACGAAGAACGCGAACAGACGCTCAACCAATTGCTCGTCGAAATGGACGGCTTCGAGACCAATCGCGGCGTCATTCTCATGGCCGCCACCAACCGACCCGAGACGCTCGATCCGGCACTCTTGCGACCTGGTCGATTCGATCGAACCATCGTCGTCGATCGCCCGGACATTGAAGGCCGCATCGCGATTCTGAAGGTGCATGCCCGCAATGTCAAACTGGGCGACGATGTCAATCTGCGTCGCATTGCTGCGCTCACGCCCGGATCGGTCGGCGCGGATCTGGCGAATCTCGTCAACGAGGCGACACTGCTGGCCGCCCGTCGAGGCCAAGACAAAGTGCATATGAGCGATTTCGATGAGGCCATCGAACGCTCTGCGGTGGGTCTGCAACGCAAATCGCGGATCATGCGGCCGGATGAAAAGCGTCGGGTGGCGATCCACGAAGCGGGTCATGCGCTCGTCGCCTGTGCCACGCCGCGGACCGATCCGGTGCACAAAGTGTCGATCATTCCCCGTGGGGTGGGCGTGGGTGGCTATGTGCTGCAACGGCCCGAAAATGATCGACTCGTCCAAACACAAACCGAATTGGAAGGGATCATCAGCGTTCTGCTGGGCGGAACACTGGCCGAAGAAGCGGTTTTTCCCGAGATTTCGACCGGGGCATCGAATGACCTGATGCGGGCGAACCAGATCGCCAAGCGGATGGTCACGGAATTCGGCATGAGCCGACTGGGTCGCATCTACTTCCGCGAGGGGGAGAGTCCGTTGGCCTTCCTGGGCGGCGGCGAAGGCGGCATCGGTGCCAGCGGGGAGACCGCTCGGGAAATCGAGATGGAAACTCGGCGCATCATCGAAAACTGCCTGAATCGCGTGCGGGAATTGCTGGTCAACCACCGAGAAACCCTCGATGCCGTCGCCAACCAATTGGTGGAAGTGGAAGTGATGGACGGCCGCGAGTTGCTGAAACTGCTGGATGCGCAACAGTTTCCGTTGACCGCCGAGGCCCGACGCGGCTTGGAAGAACCGCCCCCCAGCCTGTCGGGGATGATCCCGCTGCCGCCGGTGAGCGACTCGCCGACCATCGACAATTCGGTGGTCGAATCGGGTCGAAACGGGCACGCCAACGGATCGACCAACCATCACACGAACGGGCACGAATCGCCCCACTCGACCGAGCCGCCCAGCAATCCGTCCAAACCCGATGCTTCTGCACCCTGATTGGCACCTGAGACGCCACGCATGCCTGCTACGCTGTTGAAAACGCCGCCCTTGAATCCGATTCACGAGAGTTTTCCCGTGGAGCGGATTCTGGGCACTCCGCAAGCCACGCTCCCGGCCCGGCAGCATAAAATCATCGCCGTTCTGCCCGCATACAACGCGGAAAAGACGCTCGCCGCCACGCTTGCGGATATTCCGCCCGGCGCGGTGGATGAGCTGATTCTCGTCGATGACGGCTCCAAAGATCGGACCGTGGAACTGGCCCGCGAAATGGGCCTGACTGTGATTGTGCATCCGCAGAATCGCGGCTACGGCGGCAATCAAAAGACCTGCTACGCGACGGCCTTGGAAAAAGGGGCCGACATTGTCGTGATGATCCACCCGGATTATCAGTACGATAGTCGAGTGATTCCGCACGCGGTCGGCATCATCGAATTGGGCATTTGCGATGTCGTGCTGGGCAGTCGCATCCGCAGTCGGCACGAGGCGATCGATTCGGGCATGCCCTGGTGGAAGTACATTGCGAATCGGGCGTTGACCGCCTTCGAAAATTTCGCGCTGGGCCAAAATCTGGGCGATTTCCACTCCGGCTTCCGCGTCTATCGCCGCGAAGTGCTCGAAACCATTGCCTACGAACGCAATAGCGACGATTTCGTATTCGATACGCAATTCCTGGTGCAGACGGTGGATGCGGGCTTCCGACTCGGCGATATTCCGGTGCCGGTGCGATATTTCAAAGAAGCCTCCAGCATCAACTTCCGCCGCAGCTTAAAATACGGCATCACCACGATGACCACCGTGGGCCGTTACTGGTTGCACCGCTTGCGGTTATGGCGAAGTGCCCGCTATCAGCACAAGCGCAACCCGAAATCCAATCGCGCGAGCGCCGCGGAAACGTCCGCCCACTCGTGAGCAATTCGCACGGCCCGATCTTGGCCACCATTCCACGCCGCGAAATCGAGTCCGCTCGACTCGCGGCGTGTCCGCATCCATCGTGCAAATCCCATTGACTGGGTGTACCGAAAGTCGCAGGCAACGGACCAAAATGGCCCGTGCGAACCGACGCAACCGTTGGCCACGAAACGACTCCCGAATTCCGCCCTTGCGGGTCGTGAATTCGCGTGCTATTGGGATCGCAGTCTTTAGAATGGACTCCGTGATGATTTCACGGATTGATGCATTTTCGACAGGAGTGCCAAGCATGGCCGACGAAAAGATCCCGGATTCGACACAAGCCCCCGGCACGCAGATGCAGGTGCCCATCGACGCCGACGAAATGCAAACGGCGTACACCAACTTCTTCCGCGTCACCGGCACGTTTGAAGAATTGGTGCTCGATTTCGGCTTGCACACGCAGATGATGACCGCCAGCGGCCCCGAAGCGGTCCACCTCTCGCAGCGGCTGGTGATGAGCTTCTACACCGCCAAGCGACTGCTCAACGCGCTGCAATGGGCCGTCAGCCGCCACGAAAACAACTTCGGCGTGCTGGAAACCGACCCGCAAAAGCGGCTGCGTCCCGGCCTGCGTCCGAGCGCTCCGGGCAGCGTCAACGTCAGCGGCCCGCAATAGTTCATTGATTGCATGATTCGATCTGCGAATCGCCAGCGACGCAATCGTTGGCGATTCTGCGGCTCGTTCTGCGAGGTGACGCCCCGACCCATTCGGTTAGCGCATCAATTTCGCGGGCACTTCCAGCCCGTGCGCTTCCATCAGCGCCGCGTCGGCCATCACCGTCGCTGGCAATCCATCGGTCACCACTTCGCCGGCATCCAGCAGCACCACGCGATCGCAACTCGCCAGCACAAAATCAAGATCGTGCGATGCAATCATCAGCGTGCCGTGCCATTGTGCCAAGGTTGCGCTCAATTCCCGGCGACCGCGTGGGTCTAAGAACATGGTCGGCTCGTCCAGCAGCAGCAATCGCGGCCGCATCGCCAGCACCCCGGCGAGGGCAGCGCGGCGTTTCTGCCCACC
This DNA window, taken from Tuwongella immobilis, encodes the following:
- the eboE gene encoding metabolite traffic protein EboE, translated to MSFATGYCTNVHAGANLAQARANLAKHATAVRRSFAPDQTIGVGLWLSASAARELRHGGGGPEWRDWLASEGLVPFTFNGFPYGDFHDSVVQLAVYLPTWADPKRLDYTRDLVAIQHALLPAGMTGSISTLPLAWSEPAWGESDFAAAVAQLRQLAEELRQLEAESGRRIILSIEPEPGCLLERGAPMVRFFEEHLLRGAADEASIRRHIGICHDICHAAVMFEPQAEVIAGYRRAGLTIGKVQVSSAVSLRLDRLESRDHAAAFEQLATFAEPRYLHQTLVQSQDGTLRQFVNLPDALAHGDRQAREWRTHFHVPIYLERFGHLHATQEAIHDCLRAMVDLPESPHFEVETYAWTVLPAEMQVPELAAGIAEELRWFSAQQAW
- the aroB gene encoding 3-dehydroquinate synthase encodes the protein MASLRVPVNLGPRSYSIAISSGDADGLAAFARQAVPKSNRALVVVDAAIPQHADLVERNLQAAGWQTRRVTIPSGEASKSTAELSRLWDVLADWPADRKTLVVAVGGGVIGDLAGFAAATYARGLPLLMVPTTLLSMVDSSVGGKTGINHPSGKNLIGAFHQPAAVWIDTAFLDTLPEREFLSGLAEVIKYGVILDADFFAYLEAHADAIRRRDADAIRRIVARSCELKAVVVEQDEREETGLRAILNYGHTFAHVFETIGGYGAWLHGEAVAAGMVCASRLAEKQGLISAELTERQRRLLARFDLPIAPKSEWPIDPMIAGMYRDKKTELGRLRFILPTKLGHVELRDDVPETAAREILQTAS
- the hflX gene encoding GTPase HflX, which codes for MVSVSLPDRPWISLDPLDELRGLATTAGAKIVGELTQKRTDVHTNSYIGSGKLRELVEMVQTTDADVIIFDNDLSPGQVRNLEQATERKVIDRSELILDIFATRARSLESRLQVELAQLEYSLPRLKQMWSHLSRQKGGGIGLRGPGETQLEEDRRLVSMRIRDLKAKLVEVQGRKEREVASRSQEYTVSLVGYTNAGKSRLMNRLTGADVYVENKLFSTLDTRTRQWQVKDFGKVLLSDTVGFIRNLPHHLVASFKATLEEARQARLLLHVVDASNLAAEEHIRAVNLVLDELECLDKPTLLVLNKVDQVQDRMHLDVLRRHHPRAVAVSALTGEGIDDLRNAVIEMLSNAFVEADIVVDASNGKLLAYLAAHAEIFHQHYEGNLVVMRAFLPKPLVGPVQREAQSLVVRSAEISGQELHAEPNSAAAS
- a CDS encoding sigma-70 family RNA polymerase sigma factor, encoding MNPLLPDLVPSDVLEQAQAGNPTAQMDILSRHHTLIAVKVQRARRRCPWLAADDLFAEAQVVVLKAIRRFHPARGGHFTRYALRSVRGRFHDLIRREQSQSDARIHSDAETNQQLLDEFPTPRPHRLEQMQQIHELLPELPDRERQVIDWHFGVTTGSAQRLEWIGRRMGISRQRAQQLLHRGYRMLRERLDADPLARLV
- a CDS encoding ATP-binding cassette domain-containing protein; the protein is MIRLQQLRFEPSPFHQLELDLQIGSGQYAVLRGRSGSGKTSLLEVIAGLRRPVSGRVWISDREVTQLPPEQRGLGYVPQDRALFRTLTVREQLAFGPTVHRWPSREIAATVAEWLDKLGLTKLAQRLPAGLSGGEAARVALGRALSLRPAVLLLDEPLSGLDDESIDEVMPHLQALRHSRTCTVLHITHRQSEVLSLADVALQLRDGAIHVVALPNSATENEPPRESPAPP
- a CDS encoding glycosyltransferase family 2 protein — encoded protein: MPATLLKTPPLNPIHESFPVERILGTPQATLPARQHKIIAVLPAYNAEKTLAATLADIPPGAVDELILVDDGSKDRTVELAREMGLTVIVHPQNRGYGGNQKTCYATALEKGADIVVMIHPDYQYDSRVIPHAVGIIELGICDVVLGSRIRSRHEAIDSGMPWWKYIANRALTAFENFALGQNLGDFHSGFRVYRREVLETIAYERNSDDFVFDTQFLVQTVDAGFRLGDIPVPVRYFKEASSINFRRSLKYGITTMTTVGRYWLHRLRLWRSARYQHKRNPKSNRASAAETSAHS
- a CDS encoding DUF3467 domain-containing protein; its protein translation is MADEKIPDSTQAPGTQMQVPIDADEMQTAYTNFFRVTGTFEELVLDFGLHTQMMTASGPEAVHLSQRLVMSFYTAKRLLNALQWAVSRHENNFGVLETDPQKRLRPGLRPSAPGSVNVSGPQ